Proteins encoded by one window of Chondrinema litorale:
- a CDS encoding helix-turn-helix transcriptional regulator, protein MRSVLRVKDFADFERVIEYPENFSESGLQESKYNFDFKGIKSDLKEITFNGVCIHHRKEYLPDGLKVEVEHDFPFLKMQFEINGNSLYQPASNCKSEIVEIGGGTHQLFFLPHVKGMLTFPRLTKRYTLEIKLTVNFLKNVFKEDFNVLEKFGEQVHNNDSTLLNQSSRPITPEMKTVISEIIYCRHTGRLKKIFLETKVVELLLLQVEQMNEADCKKEKSFLKDDDIEKLQHARRIIHMNMVTPYTISELSKQVGINSFKLKKGFKEMFNNTIFGYLTDLRMEKAKNMILSTGQSISEISYEVGYRNPQHFTVAFKKKYGYIPSDLRK, encoded by the coding sequence ATGAGATCAGTTTTAAGAGTTAAAGATTTTGCCGATTTCGAAAGGGTAATAGAGTATCCTGAAAATTTTTCTGAAAGTGGTTTACAAGAAAGTAAATACAACTTTGATTTTAAAGGAATAAAATCAGACCTTAAAGAAATAACTTTCAACGGAGTTTGTATTCATCATAGAAAAGAATATTTGCCTGATGGTTTAAAGGTTGAAGTGGAACATGATTTCCCATTTTTAAAAATGCAATTTGAGATTAATGGCAATTCACTTTATCAACCAGCCTCCAACTGTAAAAGCGAAATTGTAGAAATTGGAGGAGGTACGCATCAATTGTTTTTTCTCCCTCATGTAAAAGGCATGCTTACTTTTCCCAGATTAACCAAAAGGTATACACTAGAAATTAAATTGACAGTAAATTTTCTGAAGAATGTGTTCAAAGAAGATTTTAATGTTTTGGAGAAGTTTGGTGAGCAAGTGCATAATAACGATTCTACTTTACTGAATCAATCTAGTAGACCAATAACCCCAGAGATGAAAACTGTGATTTCGGAAATTATCTATTGCCGACATACAGGCAGGTTAAAAAAGATATTTCTGGAAACCAAGGTAGTTGAATTGTTATTGCTGCAAGTGGAGCAAATGAATGAAGCTGATTGTAAAAAAGAAAAATCTTTTTTAAAGGATGATGATATTGAAAAGCTGCAACATGCCAGAAGGATCATCCATATGAATATGGTAACTCCTTATACTATTAGTGAACTTTCTAAACAAGTGGGAATTAATAGTTTTAAGCTCAAGAAGGGCTTTAAGGAGATGTTTAACAACACCATTTTCGGATACCTCACAGACTTAAGAATGGAGAAAGCCAAAAATATGATTCTCTCGACTGGTCAATCTATCTCGGAGATTTCTTATGAAGTAGGCTACCGTAATCCTCAGCACTTTACTGTAGCTTTTAAGAAAAAATATGGGTACATCCCCAGTGATTTAAGAAAATAA
- a CDS encoding TonB-dependent receptor: MNFRQILTKNITIITLLLALLTVDTLFAQQATGIIKGKVKTSDNNPAETINVLLANSKKGAVTKADGSFEITNVPVGNHSLIISRVGLETKKINVSVNAGETVTVSDIILNVTEQQLEEVTITDGRINKFADNKTDYVSRLPLDNMENPQVYSIIGSDLMQEQQVTSIQDAIQNAPGINSVVEGVGSGGVGLTVNMRGFSTGTAMRNGMATNYVTMSDPINLERIEVIKGPSATLFGSTLISYGGLINRVTKKPTDTFKGEVGYSTGSFALSRLTLDLNTPLNDAKTVLFRVNAAKHNEKSFQDYGRTRSWSVSPNLLYKVNDRLTLNVEAELFHTNRPSNYFGISSGVTADNFDDLEYDFDHSYGSNELQSQADVFNIFARATYKISDNWVSQTNFSSGNTDNHANYLFLTFLDNSQVRRMPMNIKSNFNSSQIQQNFIGTFNLGSMENKLLVGVDYYFLNTQDRRTRFVYDVVSNDDPDVDFNYDKYLATLAETDPYVRYERETQTYSAYISDVLSITDQLTVMASLRLDHFSNEEESFDQTALSPKLGIVYQAVEDKVSLFANYMDGFQNVAPDNTDPENIINFEPEHATQIEGGIKTSFFNGKVNTTISYYDITVKNIVRSVPDNDNIGGFNSVQDGTQNSKGFEVELIANPVNGWNIIAGYGYNDSEYTKASDDVEGNRPYSTPENVFNLWTSYKFLEGGIKGFGFGFGGNYVDEAYLNDANTFTIPSYTLVNASIFYDQPAYRIGLKLNNLLDEEYWTSSYWAMPQKTRNFVASFVYRF, translated from the coding sequence ATGAATTTTAGACAAATACTTACCAAAAACATTACGATCATAACATTGCTTTTAGCATTGTTAACTGTTGATACACTGTTCGCGCAACAAGCGACAGGCATTATCAAAGGGAAAGTAAAAACATCAGATAATAATCCTGCTGAAACTATAAATGTATTATTGGCCAATTCAAAAAAAGGCGCTGTTACTAAAGCAGATGGTTCTTTTGAGATTACAAATGTACCAGTAGGTAATCATTCATTAATTATTTCTAGAGTTGGGCTCGAAACAAAAAAGATAAATGTTTCAGTGAATGCAGGAGAGACAGTTACTGTTTCAGACATTATTTTGAATGTAACCGAGCAACAGCTTGAAGAGGTAACTATAACCGATGGAAGGATAAATAAATTTGCCGATAACAAAACAGATTATGTTTCTAGGTTGCCATTGGACAACATGGAAAACCCGCAAGTATATTCGATTATTGGGAGTGATTTAATGCAAGAACAACAAGTTACTTCGATACAAGATGCAATACAAAATGCCCCAGGAATTAATAGTGTAGTAGAAGGAGTTGGTTCTGGAGGAGTTGGTTTAACTGTAAACATGAGAGGCTTTAGTACCGGAACTGCTATGAGAAATGGCATGGCTACCAATTATGTAACCATGTCTGATCCGATAAACCTAGAAAGAATTGAAGTGATTAAAGGTCCATCTGCTACGCTATTTGGATCAACACTTATTTCTTATGGAGGTTTAATAAACAGGGTGACTAAAAAACCAACTGATACATTTAAAGGAGAAGTTGGATATTCTACTGGTAGCTTTGCTTTATCAAGATTAACACTTGATTTAAACACTCCATTGAATGATGCAAAAACGGTTCTTTTTAGAGTGAATGCTGCCAAGCACAACGAAAAGAGTTTTCAAGATTATGGTCGTACAAGAAGCTGGTCAGTTTCGCCCAACTTGCTATACAAAGTAAATGATAGACTAACTCTAAATGTAGAAGCTGAATTATTCCATACGAACAGACCAAGTAATTACTTTGGCATTAGTAGTGGAGTTACTGCTGATAACTTTGATGATCTGGAATACGATTTCGATCATTCTTACGGAAGTAATGAGTTGCAAAGTCAGGCAGATGTATTCAACATTTTTGCCAGAGCTACCTACAAAATTTCAGATAATTGGGTTTCTCAAACCAATTTCTCATCTGGTAATACAGATAACCATGCGAACTACTTATTCTTAACTTTCTTAGATAATAGCCAAGTTCGCCGTATGCCGATGAACATTAAGAGTAATTTCAACTCATCTCAAATCCAACAAAACTTTATCGGAACTTTCAATTTGGGTTCAATGGAAAACAAGTTGTTAGTAGGTGTAGATTATTACTTCTTAAACACGCAAGACAGAAGAACCAGATTTGTTTATGATGTAGTAAGCAACGATGATCCTGATGTTGATTTCAATTACGATAAATACTTAGCAACACTAGCGGAGACAGACCCATATGTGAGATACGAAAGAGAGACTCAAACTTATAGTGCTTACATCTCAGATGTGTTGAGTATTACAGATCAATTAACTGTAATGGCTAGTTTAAGGTTAGATCATTTTTCAAATGAAGAAGAAAGTTTCGATCAGACAGCACTTTCTCCAAAGTTGGGTATAGTTTACCAAGCAGTTGAAGACAAAGTTTCACTTTTTGCTAACTACATGGATGGTTTTCAAAATGTAGCTCCAGATAATACTGACCCAGAAAATATCATCAACTTCGAACCAGAACATGCCACTCAAATCGAAGGTGGAATTAAAACGAGTTTCTTCAATGGTAAAGTAAATACAACAATCAGTTACTATGATATTACAGTAAAGAATATTGTAAGAAGTGTGCCTGATAATGACAACATTGGTGGCTTTAATTCTGTACAAGACGGTACTCAAAATAGCAAAGGTTTTGAAGTTGAGTTAATTGCAAACCCGGTAAACGGCTGGAATATTATAGCGGGTTATGGTTATAATGATAGCGAGTATACCAAAGCTTCTGATGATGTTGAAGGAAACAGACCTTACTCAACTCCTGAGAATGTGTTCAACTTATGGACAAGTTATAAATTCTTAGAAGGAGGGATAAAAGGTTTTGGATTTGGATTTGGTGGCAACTATGTAGACGAAGCTTACCTTAATGATGCTAATACATTTACAATTCCTTCTTATACTCTTGTAAATGCAAGTATATTCTACGACCAGCCGGCTTACAGAATAGGTTTAAAACTAAACAATCTTTTAGATGAGGAATACTGGACCAGTAGCTACTGGGCGATGCCTCAAAAAACAAGAAATTTTGTAGCCAGCTTTGTATACAGATTCTAG
- a CDS encoding alpha/beta hydrolase, giving the protein MTNLKILIQFLLLSIFSNYAFAQEPIVIGEKYTIYSNVLGEERAVWIYLPSDYNNDTYAPRKYPIMYFLDGDSHFHSLSGIQQFLSKGVYASAPQMIMVGILNTDRARDLTPTHYYNEGKGPKHSFKTSGGGPNFMAFLEKELMPVIEKKYRTNDYKLFVGHSFGGLTVLNTFLTRKDLFDAYIAIDPSIWWHDDYVLNQAKQKFKTENFDGKLLYLAQANNRITELDTTTYHQRAIMAFKLELEKYPNNGLKWAYRYFEDEDHGSVPLPAEYYGLKFIYDGYQSEIKMVAEHPEMLTLNYQEISEKLNYQIKPPESLVDWLGDYCLKTDRPKNAEVFFQLNKELYPNSPHVDVKLAELKSSAGN; this is encoded by the coding sequence ATGACTAACTTAAAAATATTAATACAGTTTCTGCTCTTGTCCATCTTTTCAAATTATGCTTTTGCCCAAGAACCAATTGTAATTGGAGAAAAGTATACAATTTATTCTAATGTATTGGGCGAAGAAAGAGCAGTGTGGATTTACCTCCCTTCCGATTATAATAATGATACCTATGCACCAAGAAAATATCCAATTATGTATTTTCTTGATGGAGATAGTCATTTTCATTCATTATCTGGTATACAGCAGTTTTTGAGTAAAGGTGTTTATGCTTCTGCTCCACAAATGATTATGGTAGGTATACTAAATACGGATAGAGCAAGAGACTTAACACCAACACACTATTATAATGAAGGCAAAGGGCCAAAACACTCTTTTAAAACCAGTGGTGGTGGGCCCAACTTTATGGCATTTTTAGAAAAAGAATTAATGCCTGTAATAGAGAAAAAATATCGAACAAATGATTATAAGTTATTTGTAGGTCATTCATTTGGAGGCCTCACAGTACTAAATACATTTCTTACCAGAAAAGATTTATTCGATGCTTATATAGCAATTGATCCAAGTATATGGTGGCACGATGATTACGTGTTAAATCAAGCTAAACAGAAGTTTAAGACGGAAAACTTTGATGGTAAATTATTGTACCTAGCACAGGCAAATAATCGAATTACAGAACTGGATACAACTACCTATCACCAAAGAGCGATTATGGCTTTTAAATTAGAATTGGAAAAATATCCTAATAATGGGTTGAAATGGGCTTATCGTTATTTCGAAGATGAAGACCATGGTTCTGTTCCATTACCAGCAGAATATTATGGGTTGAAGTTTATATATGATGGTTACCAGTCTGAAATTAAAATGGTGGCTGAACATCCTGAAATGTTGACACTTAATTACCAAGAAATTTCTGAAAAGCTAAATTATCAGATTAAACCACCAGAGTCTTTAGTAGACTGGCTGGGCGATTATTGTTTGAAAACTGATAGGCCTAAAAATGCAGAGGTTTTCTTTCAACTTAATAAAGAATTATATCCTAATAGCCCGCATGTAGATGTAAAACTAGCAGAGCTAAAAAGTAGTGCAGGTAATTGA
- a CDS encoding bestrophin family protein — protein sequence MHSGRRYNIKEFLLWTRTSIYKLFIIALVPTLLYQVLGWKWISIPWLPVALVGTAAAFIAGFKNTQTYNRMWEARMIWGGIVNSSRTWGIMVKDFIRSSTTESEKRLHQELIYRHFAWLTALRFQLRESKEWENIKSKSYNREYKRLYQTPEWESKLDDELIPYLTDDEKKYILSKQNKATQLIANQSKRLKELNKDRQLENLHYVEMQNLLKELYEHQGKSERIKNFPYPRQFASINLFFIQLLIYILPLGMLNEFNSLGQYGAWFTIPFSVIVGWVFTSLEQIGESTENPFEGGPNDIPITALSKTIEIDLRDMLDEPNLPVPAQPVNKILM from the coding sequence ATGCATTCGGGTAGAAGATATAACATTAAAGAATTTTTACTATGGACTCGCACTTCCATCTATAAACTTTTCATTATCGCGTTGGTACCTACCCTACTTTATCAAGTACTTGGCTGGAAGTGGATTTCTATTCCTTGGTTGCCGGTTGCTTTGGTGGGTACTGCTGCTGCTTTTATAGCTGGTTTTAAAAATACTCAAACTTATAACCGCATGTGGGAAGCCCGAATGATTTGGGGCGGCATTGTAAATAGCAGTAGAACTTGGGGAATTATGGTAAAAGATTTTATTCGCAGCAGTACTACCGAAAGTGAAAAACGCTTACATCAAGAATTGATTTACAGACATTTCGCTTGGCTCACTGCTTTGCGGTTTCAACTTCGCGAATCTAAAGAATGGGAAAATATTAAAAGCAAAAGTTATAATAGAGAATATAAAAGGCTTTATCAAACACCTGAATGGGAAAGTAAGCTAGATGACGAACTTATACCTTATTTAACAGATGATGAAAAAAAGTATATTTTAAGTAAGCAAAATAAGGCTACACAACTCATTGCCAATCAATCAAAAAGGTTGAAAGAGTTAAACAAAGATAGGCAGCTCGAAAACCTACATTATGTGGAAATGCAGAATTTGCTCAAAGAGTTATATGAGCACCAAGGCAAAAGTGAACGCATTAAAAATTTTCCATACCCGAGGCAGTTTGCAAGCATCAACCTTTTCTTTATCCAATTGCTCATATACATACTGCCTTTAGGTATGTTAAACGAGTTTAACTCATTAGGTCAATACGGTGCTTGGTTCACTATTCCGTTTAGTGTAATTGTAGGCTGGGTTTTTACCTCTCTGGAACAAATCGGAGAAAGTACCGAAAATCCATTTGAAGGTGGACCAAACGACATACCTATTACTGCACTTAGCAAAACCATAGAAATTGATTTGCGTGATATGTTAGACGAACCAAATCTACCAGTTCCAGCACAACCTGTAAATAAAATATTGATGTAA
- a CDS encoding PepSY-associated TM helix domain-containing protein, with product MKRKKGEKSKLRKIIDWLHLWPSLVSSLIVIFVCLTGTIIVFCDEIIDFANRDVLYVSEVKNERLPTEELLTKFRAAYPNRKAPGYMVSYKDPARSVKFNSYDLDKGLRLVYMNPYTGEIMKDDGTIYFFYITAHLHNSLLLGPVGEWIVDISTIIFVIGLITGIVLWWPKRWTKREMNNSFTVRWGAKFKRVNYDLHNVFGFYTLSISFVLAITGLIIAFKPFAAATVSMFGGDPSHAWEEQLPKNDSTMAIAPINPVLDRYYQKYPEVTAVQLGTYFMDKQGYYMLNASSFVGLKNYVGQAFFINKYTGEEINVPNKAMLHEDIENTWWMLHMGTWLGLLGKTITFITGIVATSLPVTGFIIWWGKRKKKPKKRNKKIANRGEKVEV from the coding sequence ATGAAGCGTAAAAAAGGAGAAAAATCAAAACTGAGAAAAATTATTGATTGGCTGCACTTGTGGCCAAGTCTTGTTTCTTCCCTCATCGTAATTTTTGTCTGCCTCACAGGGACAATTATTGTTTTTTGTGATGAGATCATCGATTTTGCTAATCGAGATGTTTTATATGTTTCAGAAGTTAAAAATGAAAGACTTCCTACTGAGGAGTTACTTACAAAGTTTAGAGCAGCTTATCCAAATAGAAAAGCTCCCGGTTATATGGTTTCCTACAAAGATCCAGCTCGCTCAGTAAAATTTAACTCATACGATCTGGATAAAGGGCTTCGCTTAGTATATATGAACCCTTACACTGGTGAAATTATGAAAGATGATGGCACCATTTATTTTTTCTACATCACAGCCCACTTGCACAACTCACTTTTACTTGGTCCGGTTGGCGAATGGATTGTCGATATCTCTACAATCATATTTGTTATCGGCTTAATTACAGGCATTGTACTTTGGTGGCCAAAACGATGGACGAAGAGAGAAATGAATAACAGTTTTACTGTACGTTGGGGAGCCAAGTTTAAAAGAGTAAACTACGACTTGCATAATGTATTCGGTTTTTACACTCTTTCAATCTCTTTTGTATTAGCAATAACAGGATTAATAATAGCCTTCAAGCCATTTGCAGCAGCCACTGTAAGTATGTTTGGTGGTGATCCTTCGCATGCTTGGGAAGAACAACTTCCTAAAAATGATAGTACAATGGCGATTGCTCCTATAAATCCAGTACTAGATAGGTATTATCAAAAATATCCTGAGGTAACGGCTGTACAGCTTGGTACTTACTTTATGGATAAACAAGGTTATTATATGCTCAATGCATCATCTTTTGTAGGATTAAAAAACTATGTTGGTCAGGCATTTTTTATTAATAAATATACAGGCGAAGAGATAAATGTACCTAACAAAGCAATGTTGCACGAAGATATTGAAAATACTTGGTGGATGTTGCACATGGGAACTTGGTTAGGTTTGTTAGGTAAAACTATCACTTTTATTACTGGAATCGTCGCTACAAGTCTTCCTGTGACAGGTTTTATCATTTGGTGGGGTAAGAGAAAAAAGAAACCTAAGAAAAGAAATAAAAAAATAGCAAATAGAGGGGAGAAGGTAGAAGTTTAA
- a CDS encoding ABC transporter permease has product MKKRFYTFINISGLSVGIVCSILIMLWVVDELAYDKFIPKSDRLYQVWVNAEFDGKINSWRSVPLPTYEAMKTADHHITSAAVTGWGFDHLLTVGETRIMKKAYYASEEFLEMFEFPLVYGDKKTVMDDPSSIIITESTAKALFGSENPINKIIRVDDSNDLKVTGVLKHVPSNSSFEFDFLLTWKHRAQINEWVVDNQDNWGNYSFQIFLELDDPQNKAAVEASVKDMLIEHGEVDMHPQYFLYTMERWRLYSNFENGKENGGMIEYVQLFTIIAVFILVIACINFMNLATARSEKRAKEVGIRKSMGSKRSHLIMQFLGESFVITTLAFIIAILITLALLPFYNDMVDKQLEIDFLSANFWMLSLGIIFFTSMLAGSYPAFYLSSFKPVTTLKGKIALGKSAGLSRKALVVLQFGVAIILMTGTIIIYQQVEMVKNRDLGYDKERLIMVDYTQELKKNFKSLKNELLQSGSVESMTVSNSGITSVNSNNFLSWPGKPEDLKVIFSTITTEYDYTETMGIKILEGRDFSEDFASDSNAIIVNKAALDLMGLEDPIGTQLELWGDKRTLIGVVDNVLMESVYRDVKPLFMVLQDWGGTITIRLNKNQNLQASLQNVESIIKKFNPAYPFDFSFVDVEFEKKFNTIILTRKLASIFAVLAIFITCMGLLGLVSYTAEQRTKEIGIRKVLGATVPGLISLISKDFTKLVLIAFAVSGPLSWWLLDKYLERYPLRIDIAWWLIPIIGIVILCFALLIVTFQAHKAAQANPVKSLRSE; this is encoded by the coding sequence ATGAAAAAGAGATTCTATACTTTCATTAATATCTCAGGTCTTTCTGTAGGAATTGTATGTAGCATACTCATAATGTTATGGGTAGTAGATGAATTAGCCTATGATAAGTTTATCCCTAAATCTGATAGATTATATCAAGTTTGGGTAAATGCTGAGTTTGATGGCAAAATCAATTCTTGGCGATCTGTACCATTACCTACCTACGAAGCTATGAAAACGGCAGATCATCACATAACCAGTGCAGCTGTTACTGGTTGGGGCTTCGATCATTTACTTACTGTAGGTGAGACCAGAATTATGAAAAAGGCTTACTATGCCAGTGAAGAGTTTTTGGAAATGTTCGAATTTCCGCTGGTTTATGGAGATAAGAAAACCGTGATGGACGATCCTTCGTCCATCATCATTACAGAATCTACTGCCAAAGCTTTGTTTGGTTCAGAGAATCCGATTAATAAAATTATTAGAGTAGATGACAGTAATGATTTAAAAGTTACAGGAGTGTTGAAACATGTGCCTTCCAATTCGTCTTTTGAGTTTGATTTTTTACTTACTTGGAAACACAGAGCACAAATAAACGAATGGGTAGTAGACAACCAAGATAATTGGGGCAATTATTCATTTCAAATTTTTTTAGAGTTGGATGATCCACAAAACAAAGCAGCGGTAGAGGCCAGCGTAAAAGATATGCTAATAGAGCATGGCGAAGTTGATATGCACCCTCAGTATTTTCTTTATACAATGGAAAGATGGAGATTGTATTCCAACTTTGAAAATGGCAAAGAGAATGGAGGCATGATAGAATATGTGCAGCTTTTTACCATTATAGCTGTTTTTATTTTGGTAATTGCTTGTATCAATTTTATGAATTTAGCAACAGCCCGTTCAGAAAAAAGAGCCAAAGAAGTAGGTATACGCAAAAGTATGGGTTCGAAGCGAAGCCATTTAATTATGCAGTTTTTAGGTGAGTCTTTCGTGATAACTACACTAGCTTTTATCATTGCTATTTTAATTACATTGGCATTGTTACCATTCTATAATGACATGGTTGATAAACAGTTAGAAATAGATTTTTTATCAGCTAATTTTTGGATGTTGTCTTTGGGTATCATATTCTTTACTTCGATGCTGGCGGGCAGTTATCCAGCGTTTTATCTTTCATCATTTAAGCCTGTTACCACTCTAAAAGGCAAAATAGCCTTAGGTAAAAGCGCAGGTTTGTCGCGAAAGGCTTTGGTGGTATTACAGTTTGGCGTAGCCATTATTTTAATGACAGGTACAATCATTATTTACCAACAAGTAGAAATGGTAAAGAACCGAGATTTGGGCTACGATAAAGAGCGATTGATTATGGTAGATTATACACAGGAGCTTAAAAAGAATTTTAAATCACTCAAAAATGAATTGCTTCAATCTGGTTCGGTAGAATCTATGACAGTTTCTAATAGTGGAATTACATCAGTAAACTCTAATAACTTTTTAAGCTGGCCGGGCAAACCAGAAGATTTAAAAGTAATTTTTTCTACCATCACCACAGAATATGATTATACCGAAACAATGGGTATTAAAATCTTAGAAGGTAGAGATTTCTCAGAAGATTTTGCGAGCGATTCGAATGCGATTATTGTAAACAAAGCAGCGCTTGATTTAATGGGTTTAGAAGATCCGATAGGCACTCAACTTGAATTGTGGGGCGACAAAAGAACATTAATTGGTGTAGTTGACAATGTTTTAATGGAATCTGTTTACAGAGATGTGAAACCACTTTTTATGGTTTTGCAAGATTGGGGAGGAACCATTACAATTCGTCTTAATAAAAATCAAAACTTACAAGCATCATTGCAAAATGTTGAATCAATAATTAAAAAGTTTAATCCGGCTTATCCATTCGATTTTAGCTTTGTAGATGTAGAGTTTGAAAAGAAATTCAACACGATTATTCTTACCAGAAAGCTGGCTAGCATATTTGCAGTACTTGCCATATTTATTACTTGTATGGGTTTGCTCGGTTTGGTTTCATATACAGCTGAACAGCGTACCAAAGAAATAGGTATTAGAAAAGTGCTAGGTGCAACAGTTCCCGGTTTGATTTCGCTTATCTCTAAAGATTTCACCAAACTAGTATTGATTGCTTTTGCAGTCTCAGGGCCACTTTCTTGGTGGTTGTTAGATAAATACTTGGAGCGTTACCCACTAAGAATTGATATTGCTTGGTGGTTAATACCAATTATCGGAATAGTGATTCTCTGCTTTGCATTGTTAATTGTTACCTTTCAAGCACATAAAGCAGCACAGGCAAATCCAGTAAAATCTCTTAGAAGCGAATAG
- a CDS encoding ExeM/NucH family extracellular endonuclease, whose protein sequence is MKLYYILLLIIAVWAKLSVKTFAQTSTSASDTTSSTEPELTPIHEIQGKGDKSSFVRKIVKIRGIVTGDFQTGEQLKGFFLQEETPDKDTLTSEGIFVFDDVAPKVDVKKGDKIELIGKVAEYRGLTEIGDVVSVKVLSSNNALPKPIEIDLPFPSEDYLEQFEGMLVTFPQKLFVTDLYRLGRAGEFQLSAGSILAQPTNVVPPGIAAKELQELNDRNRIVIDDNTFNQNVVPIPYPGNGLSADNTLRGGCTTTGLTGILNYSWSGFKGSPSAYRVHPTEPIKFESDNARTAKPETVGGDIKVASFNVLNYFNGDGNGDGYPTPRGADTEEEFQRQRAKIINAIAAIDADVVGLMEIENDGYGEKSAIQDLVNGLNAKMGEGAYTFVNAGVESIGTDAITVGMIYKPAIVEEVGEVAVLDQPAETFQGLGTGRPPMAQTFKVIAKGNSSKRGEFTVVVNHFKSKGRSGLDDKNDPNYDKGDGQAFWNQRRVDAANAITEWLLTYPTGNNDEDILLIGDLNAYALEDPVKVLETNGYTNLLKNFLGVNAYSYSYAGQWGYLDHGLSSVTLTPQVTGATEWHINSAEPAILDYNMEYKSDSQIKSLYNEDPYRASDHDPVIIGLKLKKGFLFW, encoded by the coding sequence ATGAAACTATACTACATCTTATTACTGATAATAGCAGTATGGGCAAAATTATCAGTTAAGACATTTGCACAAACTAGCACTTCAGCTTCAGACACCACTTCTTCAACAGAACCAGAATTAACTCCAATTCACGAAATTCAAGGCAAGGGAGATAAAAGCTCTTTTGTAAGAAAGATAGTGAAGATTCGAGGAATTGTTACAGGTGACTTTCAAACTGGTGAACAACTTAAAGGCTTTTTTCTACAAGAAGAGACACCAGATAAAGACACACTAACTTCAGAAGGTATTTTTGTATTTGATGATGTTGCACCTAAAGTTGATGTGAAAAAGGGTGATAAAATAGAGCTAATAGGTAAAGTAGCAGAATACCGCGGTCTTACTGAAATTGGCGATGTTGTTAGTGTGAAAGTATTATCTTCTAACAATGCACTTCCTAAACCTATAGAGATAGATTTGCCATTTCCATCAGAAGATTACCTTGAGCAGTTTGAAGGTATGTTGGTTACTTTTCCACAAAAGTTGTTTGTTACCGATTTGTACAGATTAGGTAGAGCAGGAGAATTTCAACTTTCTGCAGGGTCGATTTTAGCCCAGCCAACTAATGTAGTTCCTCCGGGAATTGCAGCCAAAGAGTTACAAGAGTTAAATGATAGAAATAGAATTGTAATAGACGATAATACATTTAACCAGAATGTAGTTCCGATACCATATCCGGGAAATGGTTTAAGTGCAGATAACACTTTAAGAGGTGGATGTACCACAACAGGACTTACCGGAATATTGAATTATAGTTGGTCAGGATTTAAAGGTAGTCCAAGTGCTTATAGAGTGCATCCAACAGAACCTATAAAATTTGAGAGCGATAATGCTAGAACTGCAAAACCTGAAACAGTAGGTGGAGATATTAAGGTTGCGAGTTTTAATGTGCTAAATTATTTTAATGGTGATGGAAATGGTGACGGTTATCCAACACCAAGAGGCGCAGATACCGAAGAAGAATTTCAAAGACAAAGGGCTAAGATTATTAATGCCATTGCAGCAATTGATGCAGATGTAGTTGGCTTAATGGAAATTGAAAATGATGGTTATGGAGAGAAAAGTGCTATTCAAGATTTGGTAAACGGATTGAACGCTAAAATGGGAGAGGGGGCTTATACTTTTGTAAATGCAGGTGTTGAAAGCATTGGAACAGATGCCATTACCGTCGGAATGATTTACAAACCAGCAATTGTTGAGGAAGTTGGCGAAGTGGCAGTTTTAGATCAACCAGCAGAAACTTTTCAAGGTCTGGGAACTGGCAGACCACCTATGGCTCAAACATTTAAAGTAATTGCAAAAGGAAATTCAAGTAAAAGAGGAGAATTTACAGTAGTTGTCAATCACTTTAAATCTAAAGGTAGATCGGGCTTAGATGATAAAAACGATCCCAATTATGATAAAGGAGATGGCCAAGCATTTTGGAACCAAAGAAGAGTTGATGCAGCCAATGCGATTACCGAATGGCTACTCACTTATCCAACCGGAAATAATGATGAAGACATCTTATTAATAGGCGATTTAAATGCTTATGCTTTGGAAGATCCTGTTAAAGTTTTAGAAACTAACGGTTATACCAACTTGCTCAAAAATTTTTTAGGAGTTAATGCTTACTCATATTCTTATGCGGGGCAATGGGGTTATCTAGATCATGGCTTGTCAAGTGTAACACTCACTCCTCAGGTAACAGGAGCTACAGAATGGCATATCAACTCTGCTGAACCAGCCATTTTAGATTATAATATGGAGTACAAATCAGATTCGCAGATTAAATCTTTATATAATGAAGATCCTTACCGTGCATCAGATCACGATCCGGTAATTATAGGTTTAAAACTTAAAAAAGGATTTTTATTCTGGTAA